CAACTTTACAAAACACAATTTGAATATgttcaggttacctcaggtcagcATTGCATTATgatgcatggtcaggttacctcaggtcactCCTATAATACTTACATGGTCATTTGACCAAAGGTCAGCTTTAAGTACACCATTGCTTTACTTAAACGGTCAGGTTATTTCAACAATTTAATTTCTCCTGAATATCAGATTTTTTTTGACCATCCACCCCAGTCAACACGCAAACATAAGCTGATTGATCGGTGCCTTAGGTATGACTATATATAAATCACTTGATAAGTTGGTAAGGTCTTTGGTATTTAGTCACATTTCAATTTGGTATTAACATCGACCCAAAAAGTAAACGTTCTTTTCGTGGAATTCATCTAAATTATTCACCCTCGCGATTTTTTTCCGATGGGATGTGTTTTCTGCCCTGTTTGCGGAGAGACCCACGATAGTGCGCTAGAACATTCGATGAGTTTCATTAGCCAGGTAATCAAATTTTTTATCACATGTTATTCGTTTCAAAGTTTTTACTTAAACCTGGGACAGTATATCTCAATACATATGTTCCTGGTTAAAAATAAtatcacatgtttttttttttattaatttgtaccTGTAATTTCGTTTTGCATATGGTATTTTATTTCTTGCAGACATTGACTTCGATGCCCTGTTCGCCGAGAGATTCGCGGTAGTGCGCTCAAACATTCGATGAGTTTTATTAGCCaggtattcatattttttttaatttcctgttatatttaaaagttttaaaggtAAACCTTGGAACAGTATATCTCAATATATTTGTTCCTGGTTAAACAtaatatcagattttttttattaatatgtaCCTGTTATTTCGTTTTGCATATGGTATTTTATTTCTTGAAGACATTGACTTTCACCAACAATAGGTGCTCAAAAGCTTAAGAACATcatttatctataaatattttaaaagttttaagtgATAATGAACGATTATGAATATGTTTTGCTCTTCAATAGTTATTTACATGTAGCAGAACATTCCCTGTTACATATTATTTGATTTatggtgattaagattataacataatgttgactacTGTGCCACTGTATATGAGATTTTAATCTAAAATGTCTGTCTGTTTTttatgttcacacatcgttgtcctTATAATATGATTTGATGCAACCGTCATACATGTGAGAGCTTTAGCGAGGGGTTCCTTCAACATTAAAGGACCTACATGTTGATCAATATTCTACATGATGTTCAGTGAAtgtcgtttctcgttttttttacatagattagaccgtttgttttcccgtttgaattgttttacaagtTATTTTGGGGCACTTAATAACTTGCAGTTCGGGGTGAGACATCTTTTAAAGgttccgtgttgaaaaccgtaatatgacctataatggtttaatttgacacattgtgacttgggtggagagttatCTTATTAGCACTTTaaccacatcttctcatatcaATTATGATAAGTCAATTGATGTTTCTGATTTAACAACTATTAAActcaatattgttttcaaatgattttttaactaAAGTTCATGGGACTCTTTGACTATAATGGCTgcattttggcctcaaaattaCTCGAGTTCAGACAATCTGAGATCTAAAACAATCAAATGCATTggatgttttgaaatttaaaaagataaCTGGATTTTGCAGGGCACTTTTTTCAAATCCGggccacaaaccaaaaccgagggaaacacatcaactacaagagGTTAACAAcgaaacaaaaaaccaaacgacaatgtaacacaaaAGAACCATACAACTGCCATTgttctgacttagaacaggtcatttcaagaaaaaatatggTGGTTTGAACTTGGTTTCGTGGCTAGCCAAACCACgtgcttttatgacaatgttaaatataacactaaaaggaCAACATTACACTACATGATTTCAGTTCAAATAATAGCAAGAACATTcaggaaaaaaaaatcacaaataaacaatacaataacacatttcgacatgctaatagttatcaaaggtaccatgcttataattcaatacgccagacgcgtgtttcatcTACATGAAATTAATTACCAATTGAGTTTCACTTGATATGCTACACTCAGGTATACAGTTTAaatcaccaattattgtcaggtatctttTGTCACTCAATTGTCAATGTCAATCAATCCAGCTCATTTCATTTATTACCTTTGGGAAAGTTCTCAAACctctttcccaacttagtttatgttggtaccttctggaggaatgaaaagaAAAGATGCACTGCAAATTCTTGTTacgttttttttgttaaaaaaaaacacaaatcatATTTGAAATTCATTTTTCTAGGtcattggtcctcaatgctcttcaactttgtttttgaGACTACTCTTGATAAAACTTAAAGGTTAATGTATGCCTTTTATCGTCCACCATCATGACGAATAATATGTTTTATGACTCAATAAATACGTTTTAAGATAAAGACTCTACATTTCTATACATTTATATGGTTATTGGTGATCTTAATTATGTTTTTATGATAACAAATCACGTGTCGGCGGATATATGTAATGTTTTTAATCTGTCaaatatactgaaaaaacctTCATGTTATATAAAAGGGTATGAACCATCACTTGTAGATGCTATAAATACATTTCTTGGTTTCAAAACACTAATTTTTTAACACTGGTTTAAATGATTGCCCtcatatgataataaaatattataaaaggtCTTACACAACTTGTGTAGATAATGTCATCATATGATAGTAAATCTTTATAAAAGGTTTTCAGAAAGATGTGctgaagaacaaaaataaaaacacttttatGGAAGAGTTCACCGATTTCTCTCTAAAAAGTCTGCTTGCAGCCAACAAGAAAAAATGAATTAGtggaagaaaaaaatgtttaacaacaCCAACAATTTTTTGTGACAACTTTAATACTTTTTGAAACAAACTCATTCCAGTATTTTGAAAATTACAACTAACATACAACATAATTTTAAACCTTTACATGTTGACACTGTAGACAAACTGGTGAAACAGACTATAAAAAGAGCTACAAAAGTATATCATATAGCATTCAAGCTGTTGCGAGTTAGTGAACCAGTACTTTACAAGCATATAACAACACTTATAGATATTACAATAAAGTCAAGTTAATTTCCAAACAGACCCATGTGGATTGGAAAAGCTCATGGAGGTAAATACGACGTATGCGTAACATGGCTattgcattttttaaaacgttATATAAAATGTTACCACCATGTTAACATGATAAAGTTGAATTGAAagattttaaatatgattttaaatattCTTATATTGAAGATATACCTAGGGTTCGACTAACAACTTATGGTGAGAACTCTTTTCAATATACAGCTGCTTTTTTATGGAATGATCTATCTGatgatttttagaaaaaatgttatttcctgtcagtttaaaaatattttgaagtaATGGAATGAATATGACTGTTAGTGCACAGTCTGTTCAGattattaattaatatataatgtaaaacCTTTACAATTCAGATTATAtcctattttaaatattttaccttttacCAACTTTCTAATCATGCTTAGTTAACGACTCATAATTATTAGCTTTGATACCTAGCTTATCATGCTTATAATCTGCATATCACCACCATGCTTGATAACAGTGCTTCATTTTGTGTTATGTAACTTATTGCATGTGTattatgtgttgtattgttacaTCATGTATGtcggttaaacatgttaaaatactAGTTTATTTTATGTCCTTGTCTTTATACTATGCatactctaaataaagcttatgtATTCATTTGACTCCAAGCATTTCTAAAGTGTAAATGGAGAACTTGATTTGCAAtgctatttaaatgtttaactgtattagtgaaatattgaaatattcttgtatcgttttaaaatttgtaaattaaattaaatagtcTTTCTTTATTGTACTTGTAAGTCTAAACTGTAGGACAAAAGCCTATATTCATATCAATTTTTCAATCATTTGTAATTCAATGAGAATTGAGCCCTCCGTTTCGTCTTTTATAATTTTGCGGTTCATAAAGTGTAACTACGTGTTATTCTAATGAATTGGTTAACTAGCAATAGTGAATAACCATACTATCAAGTTATatctatttaaatttaaaacattttttggaaaatggaataaatataaaaatggttAGATATAAATGACGTTTGTAGACTACTACAATACTTgcctaaatatgaaaaaaagtaaattgtgTAAGATACCACGCTTATTATTTTGTACGCCAAAAACACATTTCGTCGACTGAAGGCTCGTCAATGAcgtttaaaatacaaaatgttgaAAGGCTAGACAAAAAACGAAGTTAATGACCATTGAGTTGGgcatgttactgctgagaaatggtaagttaaaaatgaaaaatttaattcaTGAAATTTGTCAAATCGAGGAAAACTGCAGTTTAGACAGGTCTTCTcaaataagattgagaatggaaatgaggaatgtgtcaaagagacaacaacccgatatAGAGCACCTTTGTATAATAACATGCGATTGGGTGCGATTTTATTTTCGAGATACAAGGCAACTGATTCATTTTCATGCCCAAATATACAAACTGTTCAATATTATCTTCCAAAATAATATAAAGCATGACTTTTAAAGCGTTTTTCGCACAAATCAAGTGCAAATATTACTATTATGATTATGATTATTAAAtattatgagtttggctgtccctctggtatgtttCGTCCTTCTTGAACTGCTAATGGTCAATCGCAAGAAGTTAAAAATCTGAAATCACAATTCATTCATCTCGCCTGCACTTATTGTCAATCTAATATATCTGCCtgtctttttttgtttaattaactATTCATTTGAAGTTTTAATCAAATTGCATGTTTTAACAGGATGGAGGTCAATAATTAGCTGTATAATACATGTCTAATATGGATTCAGATTCGGACAACGATTGGTACGATGAAGAAACAAATCGACGCAGAAATCGTATAAAAAATGACGAGAAACAACAAAATAGAAGCACAGACTCACTATTTGAAAAACACGAGTCGTCCTGGTTTCAAGAGGGTTTGGAAATCAATAGATATGAATACATCAGGACAGAGAAAGTATCTGATTCAAAGCCTTTTCTCTATCCAAAcgtatttttgtcatttgatgaaACTAAGTATATAGCACaacctgaaatatataaaaaatgtacgATGAAAATCCTGTCCAGCGAAGAAGCCATTTGTGTTCCAGAGgaagaaaaaaatttgaaaataaacattgCTGGGCGGGCAAATTGTGGACAAACATATACAGAAGACACAGTGTATGTTCAAATATCAAATAGAGGTAAACCTGAAAGAGATAAACAATACTATGGTGAAGTCGTTTCATTTGTTGACAGAAAACGTTTCAAAAATGTGTCTCATCCTGTTTTTGTTTGTCTCATCGACCGAAGACAAAGTCATTTGATGATTCCAATTTGTAAGACTGTTCctaaaatttgtattttacatGGACGTCTTGCAACGTGGTATCCAGAGAGTTTAAAAACAAGTGTTGAAATTCATAAGCATGATTCAACTACGAACGATCTTAAGTTCCATAAGTATCATAATATCACAGATGGCGACAAAGAAAACTGGTTGTTTTTTGTAGTtcttttaaaatggaaaataacCAATATGAACCCCCTTGGCGCAGTCATAGGTGTTGTTCATAGTTCTAAAGATATAGAGGAGGGATTAACGCTAATTGCGTTGCAAAACAGGTTGCATTTATGGTTGGATTACCCTTCTATAGAAGAAATTCGTGATTTGAAAGTTGACTTAAACGCATCCGGTTATAAAGATTTAACAAAATCTGATAAGATATTTACAATAGCTGAAATGGAAGAAAGTGTTATAAATCATGGTTTTAgcattagaaaaataaaaaagaacatataTAAAGTTGGAGTTCATATCACTGACGTAGGCAAAATTATTCAGAAAGATGACGCAATAGATATAGAAGCGCGATCCCGTGGATTTTCTTTCCACAGTACAAATACGGCACATAATAAGCATATGCTGCCTGATCATGTTAACCATCTTTGTAGTCTAGAACTAAGTCGAAGAAGATATGCAATTTCAGTATACTTTGAAATGGATCAAACAGACCCAAAACATATATGTGTATCAGACAAAACGATTCTTAGAACTATTATAAAATCATCTGCTCATTACAATTACTTAGAAATTGAAAACATCCTCGGCAATCATGGAAATATTAATGATATTTTCGCAAAAGACATACAACTGCTTTTCCGCCTATcaaagaaattgaaattaaaacgtCTAAGAATGGAATCTTTTACATCCCAAGTAGTCGTAGATTTTACAGCAAGTGACAGcattatgaaaacaaaaaaagcacaTACCTTAGTTGAAGAATACCTTTCACTCGCTAGTCATTTAGTAGGTAGCAGTCTGATTGAAAAATTCTCCATGAATATACCCGTTTTCAATCCAACATACTTGATCAGAGACAACATGATTAAACAAAACGAATGGTATTCTTTTAACGAGTATTACGCACATCTACTATGTGGAAAACAAGAAGAGTATTTAGAAGAAGTAGGGAAATTATCTATAGAGAATGCACCCTTGGAAAGAAATCAATCAATACTTATGTCAGATGACAATAATACTATAAATGGAGATGTAATCACCGAAAATGGGAAGTCAGTTTATGTGCCACTACAATCACACGTATTGCATACAATTTTAAATCATGCTGGAATTGGAAGGAATTGTGAAGAAGCAGTCGACCTTATTTGCTCCGACTTTATTCATCCAAAACAGGCTTTGGCTTTGATAGAATTGAGGATGTTTGAACCAGTTCACCAATACAAGATGTCTATTTTCATTAAAGAGAATCAATCTGTTCAGTTTACGTGCCCTCTTAGTAGATATTGTGATATAATCATCCAACGACTGATTCATGCTTATATAGATCAAAAGCCTACTCCTTATGAATTTTCAGACTTACATACACTATGTGCGAATTTGAATAAGTTAAAGAAAAAGAGAGATGATTTCCATGTGCAGTGTAAGGAATTAGTCTTTGCTAATCATCTTAAGACACAACCAGttatttttcacagttttatttcaaatgtatcaaGCGAAAAAATCGATATTTTTATACCAGGTCTTCAGGatacaataacaaaaacaatgtCCGTAAAATTCAGCGACATAGATGTTTGTAATGTTCCTGAAAGCACGGATGATAATGATATGTCtacattgaatgaaaataaaGGTACAAGAAATGATTCAGAGACCGCACAAGAAAATGGAAATGAAACATTTGCACATCAAAAAGTAACGGTGAAATGGAGGAAACGTTTATATAGCTTTAAAACTAAATTACCACCACAAAATGACGCACAAACTAGACCCGACACATATCAAAAGATAAATCCTCACGTGAACACTTCATTTGTAAGCTATGGGTTTTGGAAAAACATACTAAAACATGTCTTCGAAGGAAAAGATAACGTAATATTCAACAAACTGGCTGAAAAAAACTTAGATCAAATGATGCAAGAATTTGAAAGGAATAAGCGGCATATTGATAGTGTTAAAAACAGTGTTACTGAAGTTACGTCAGAGGTATCTGACCCGTTAATAATCAACCACTTTGTTCCTTTTCAAACATCATTTGGACATGGACAAATTGTTAGCGTGCAACTCTCATCACAAGAATCACTAGGAATTCTAGCTCCAGTTCCACAAATTGTTATATTAACAGACAATATCAAATTTTGCCTACCACATGTTCAAGATCCAATCAAAACATTCTTGAGATATGCCAAAAAAAGTTCGTTAACAAAGTACAAGACTATAGCGGCCTATAGGAATATCTGGCTTCCAATTGTTGAAATGGAATCTACATATAATGCTGTGCAAAGCGATGATTCAGCAACAATCAACGAATTATCCATTAGATTTAAGAAATGTCAGGGCATTTTTGAGTTGGATGAAGAATTTTGTGACAAACGTGATTTGCATTTTGGATATATTCCTGAAGAAGATGGCAATGGAACGGGTTTATTGATTAACCAGAATAAAGAATACTTTCCATTACAAAGTGGTAATTTTCTTTGCATAATGAAAGCGCAAACTTTAGACGGcgaaacaaaacagaaaataggCAATCAAGTTCTGCACAAAGATACATACTTATGGAGTGGGCATGCAGAGACtactaaaatatgtaaatatcaaaagttagaacagaaaaaaaatggaggTCAACGTAGAACAACCAAAATTCGAGTAGCATTTCAACTTCACGAAAACAGTTCTCCGCCACTTGCAACTACTTTGGATGACTGTAGACTAGAGGTCATTTACAAGTCGTCAGTTGACAGGTAATAACAATAATGTTATTACCTGTTAAAATGAAATTACaggtttaaaagatttaaaagataaataattacattagatgtatgtttcattataatacgttattctgattggctaactacaCATCACGTGTTGTTCCTTAAACaatgcattacacaataaaacacgaggtcccacaataaagtgtaCAGGTGAgttggaaaaaaaaaatgacaaattcgtttttttttatgatcctagctaaaaaatgtaatcataagtattgaatgcttctttttgtaacttcatagggttgtaaaagcgtcgACCAGACGCACATTTTGAGAATGAACTTCGGTCAGCGCTTTTAcatcccaatgaagttacaaaaaaaagcattcaattcttaaatgaaccaTCACATTTTACACGACAATGTTCCTGgtctttcaaaaatatatttgattccaatttcatttgtattattattattaactcATTGTCAAATtctaacaatttttttattgatcagGTAAAAAGTCACTAGTATCTCTGAAGTAAAGCAATGTAAAAGTACTATAATTGCTTTCTAGCACCAATATATTATCTTATACTAGTAtgcaatactagtatatatttcatCATCTTGTTGACTCTTTCTTCTCCTCCATaaagtaattgttttgttattttttttcataacaaacaGACGCATTGAAATCCATCTGAAAAATATACACCAAGCGAGCGATTTAGCAAAAAAGATAGCAGTTGGGAAGGACATTCCTATCGCAGGTAAGTATACACATGCTCTGTCACCGCCTTCTTGTCTTATTTATTCACTGTCTACTACTTTATTTAGCATTATCTCGATTCCGTTTTATCGTTTGTATTTTTAACGAAAAAGAAATTTCAATAATAAATCAGCTAAAAAATCATAAGTCAATGAGAATCAAACAACACATTGGAAGACGAAAACTTAAAcattatctttataaaaaaaaacctggggTAGAGTAAGTAGTTTCTGTTATACTTGTTGCACACACCGTGTCGCTCTTTTCAAGCTGGAATTCATTAATACGCGTATtagattattttgtaaacaagagACGGGATTGTAACAATGAGCAGTTGAACATATCCGACGTCATTTGAGAAACAGATATATATTAATGGTAAAGTAAATCATAAAGGTCCTGGCCCCGGCgccataaaacttttttttgctgagtaaaaaaatattctcagaatGAATTATTTTACTCAGCTAAGAATGAGAACTTTTTTATCcgccataaaaaaatattctcaacgTTGAGAATATTCTCAGCtgagaattttttttctcagcTGAGTATTTTTTTCTCAGTGATGTAAGTGGTAAAATAGTTGTTTGAAAACTAAAACGTATACCAAATTTCTCTAAAACGCAGTTTTATCTCTTaagaaataatgtaaaacataaaaagaatctATGATAGATAAGATGACAAGTAGCATTTAGTAAGCATCTGTAACCACAGTCCTGACAAAAAGTCACAGAATATAAAGTCGGCAAATAATTTCACGGCGTTATAAGAAATATAGAACCTAATAGATATTATAAGAGAAAGATCTTGAAAAACTTGAGTTATTTACCCGTAGCTccttataaatatgtatatatatattttttatatttcattatttatatctatatgaattattttaaaagatacaatGCAATCTTcgttgacgtttacatgtagagtgctttctttcacgtccgcacttCTATCGAGTATGGCGtgccaaataaacattttgaaaagatAATTATTACGGATCAATAACATACATTATGTATTCAGACGACATAAGACACCATGTGACAATTTTTAGAGAAACAGAGCTGCTTTTTTCTCACATCTACaatggaaaaaaa
This sequence is a window from Mytilus edulis chromosome 1, xbMytEdul2.2, whole genome shotgun sequence. Protein-coding genes within it:
- the LOC139523478 gene encoding 3'-5' exoribonuclease HELZ2-like is translated as MKILSSEEAICVPEEEKNLKINIAGRANCGQTYTEDTVYVQISNRGKPERDKQYYGEVVSFVDRKRFKNVSHPVFVCLIDRRQSHLMIPICKTVPKICILHGRLATWYPESLKTSVEIHKHDSTTNDLKFHKYHNITDGDKENWLFFVVLLKWKITNMNPLGAVIGVVHSSKDIEEGLTLIALQNRLHLWLDYPSIEEIRDLKVDLNASGYKDLTKSDKIFTIAEMEESVINHGFSIRKIKKNIYKVGVHITDVGKIIQKDDAIDIEARSRGFSFHSTNTAHNKHMLPDHVNHLCSLELSRRRYAISVYFEMDQTDPKHICVSDKTILRTIIKSSAHYNYLEIENILGNHGNINDIFAKDIQLLFRLSKKLKLKRLRMESFTSQVVVDFTASDSIMKTKKAHTLVEEYLSLASHLVGSSLIEKFSMNIPVFNPTYLIRDNMIKQNEWYSFNEYYAHLLCGKQEEYLEEVGKLSIENAPLERNQSILMSDDNNTINGDVITENGKSVYVPLQSHVLHTILNHAGIGRNCEEAVDLICSDFIHPKQALALIELRMFEPVHQYKMSIFIKENQSVQFTCPLSRYCDIIIQRLIHAYIDQKPTPYEFSDLHTLCANLNKLKKKRDDFHVQCKELVFANHLKTQPVIFHSFISNVSSEKIDIFIPGLQDTITKTMSVKFSDIDVCNVPESTDDNDMSTLNENKGTRNDSETAQENGNETFAHQKVTVKWRKRLYSFKTKLPPQNDAQTRPDTYQKINPHVNTSFVSYGFWKNILKHVFEGKDNVIFNKLAEKNLDQMMQEFERNKRHIDSVKNSVTEVTSEVSDPLIINHFVPFQTSFGHGQIVSVQLSSQESLGILAPVPQIVILTDNIKFCLPHVQDPIKTFLRYAKKSSLTKYKTIAAYRNIWLPIVEMESTYNAVQSDDSATINELSIRFKKCQGIFELDEEFCDKRDLHFGYIPEEDGNGTGLLINQNKEYFPLQSGNFLCIMKAQTLDGETKQKIGNQVLHKDTYLWSGHAETTKICKYQKLEQKKNGGQRRTTKIRVAFQLHENSSPPLATTLDDCRLEVIYKSSVDRRIEIHLKNIHQASDLAKKIAVGKDIPIADRMHTEIANDIIEEGLDVDMWENNLNQHWAIKTALQRRFKLIQGPPGTGKTYIGVKLVYLFDKFNTIMQQRTGDSKKNQIIFCGPSNRSVDLVARLVINKLGSKAPRIVRMYGSAIEQLTFLIPGRASVSRRNIRDAKADTHLVENGVVLHNIIRQDGKPYAARLKELDKQFSDDISLIEEIDQSRRGPLKTTIEDIKEYKDIQSKATKEELPHYDVIFCTNSLVANPKVLKATKDRVYQLIIDESGMCSEPATIVPIIATYAKQVILIGDHKQLRPIIKCKEAARLGLGTSLFERYSKVHLHKTMLKEQYRMHPKICEFPSKHFYDGELRTQPGIGTSPLLQLWPRTIDGQCPHVFCHVEGDEQTLTVNTEAGNEQSRLNDAEVKQVIKVFQHMVEEEDVLPTSINVMSQYNAQCTALRAESVNTGLTMPIVSTVVASQGGEWDYVIFSLVRSIPNYLIPAQPTRGWCLQNLGFITDKNQINVALTRARKGLVIIGNRNLLVCDPVWKDLVHDYEKKNCIFKGSDFPPST